AATGAGCACTACTCAATTTCCGTAATTTCTACAGGAACCGGTGGAGGAACATCCCAGACCGTAACCAGCGGAGGCGGTACAGCGGTTGTTTCGAGCAGCTCTTCCGGTAACCCTTCAGCAGGAGGCTACTCTTACACGACAAGATCTGATCCTGATAATCCAGGACAGGttatatacacgtacacaGATTCTTCTGGAAAACAAGTTACCGGCCGTGCTCCAGCTGAAAGCATACAGTCCAACGTTGGTGGTTTACCTTTTTCTCCTTATCAGAATCAAATTCCTAATTTTGCGTTTAACTTGCAAGCTTTCGTTCAGGAATATATCCAAAGCATTCAAGCTCAGCAGCAGGCTATCCAAGCTCAGATCCAGAGTTTCTTGCCAAAGTaagttgaaacaaattttactttcacaCTCATTGCGTAGTTTAGGTATTAAGCTTACATGTTACTAACGACAAGTGTGCATTGCATCAAGTAAACGTCCTTTTCAACAATGCTTCAAAACCTTACTTCCTGTTCCTTCAGTATCGTTCCGTGAACACTATGGTGATGTTGGCCTTTGTAATTAGACGGTAATTGTTCCTTAAACAAGTACACAACCTTTGAACAACGTGTTCATTCACTCAAAGATCGCACTTATTTCTAACTTGCATGAAACCACTTGTATATTAATTTAACGACACAACAGTTTATATCCTTATATTTTGACAACTATGCATGGTGTCTGGTATTTCTATCTACTGCAGTGACGGGGGTTTTCgaccattatttatttatttcacacatCGGATCCAGTCATTTGCTTTTTAACTAACAAACATAATGTGAATCATGAATATCACCTTTGCTTTGTGTATGCGAGTCAATATCAGGTTTACAAGCAGTTTTGCATCGACCAGTAAAACAGTGATAAGATATTTCCTGAGTAATCATACGTCGGTACAATTAAAGCGGaccctgttttatcgcatacttTGAAGTAGATACGACCGATACGACGTACACAACGTGCTTCGGAAGTTTTCATTTCGTGTTAACTTTTCATCGATATATCACGAACGAGACTGTATGACCTATACGCTTTCAAGGAGGTTCAGCCCCtgtaaatttcattcgacCTAATCATCGCGAAGCTTTGTAAGATTCATACAATATCAGCAACAGCTTTTTGTTGTTGAAGCTAATTAATATCGAATGAAATAAGTACAAAGAAGGCTAAACCCATTTGAGGCAACCTTTCTTCCCACCATTTCCTCGAGGTGCTTTTCACTTTCCTGCACCAAATTCTCTTGGTGTTGGTTCTTCGgcacttctttcttttcttacgCTCCCGTTCGAAGCCGGGATAAGCGTAACGGATACTCTTAGGCCCGTGGACAGGCATTCATGACGGGCCTTTCCGGGCTGGTCTTGGCCCAGGCCAAGAGCCTACTCTTACACTTGGGTATCCAGACCCAAGTTGACTATGGGAGAATCTAGAGGAGGTGCAAGTCATACCAGGCGGCAGCATGATGCGCCCAATTATCGGCGGTTTCAGAATCATCAGAGGTGACGGTATCACCCAGAGGTGACAGGGTCAAGGGACTAGCGTGATGAAATGACATTAAACTCGAATACACATCGATCAAAGCCCTCCCGCTATTTTCAACAAAGTGTTTTTTCTGTTAAACAATAATAGGTTCGGCGGTATGAATAATTTCCCGGGATTTGGAGTACCAAATTTTCTCCCAAATAATTTTCCCTTCGGCGGTAATAATGATGCCTCCCGCAATGGCATGAACCACGGACCCAATCCCGACGGTGGGGTTGTCTTTACCTCGACCACTGGCGGCGCAGCTACTGGAACCTCGCAGACGGTGAGATTTTAATTACAGCATATATATTCTCACAAAGGTGTCATCGGACAgtcttttttaaatatttttgcgaATCAATACGTCACATTATTCACTTTTCTATGAGAGAAAAGTTGCTGATCAACGTTCTGTGTCATGTGAAATTgaagcagaaaatttttaactgttCAACAGAGTTCCGGTGGAGGTCAACCGGGAGGTAACTTCTATTCAACCTCCTCAAACTCCTACACATCCACGGTAATTGGTGCTGATGGTAAGCCTCACACTGTAAAAACAACCAGGACCGTCATAAATGATAACGGAAAAATAACATCCAACGAGGTGACAGATTGATTTGGGAAGAGCATATTATACGTCAAGTCTAATATTACACGGTAGCTTAACGTAGTATATATCATGAGTATCGGATAATTAGATACGCCTAATGGTGCAAATTATTACGAAATGTGATATTCAATGttgctaaatttttatacccGTGCATATTTGCCAGAAAATCAATGATATGAGATGAATGTTACTTCTACCCTGATGAAATCTCGCTGAAGTTATTTCGAGTGACTTGAATTTTATCTGGCAAATTAGAAATTTCTGTTTTCACAGTTTTCTCAAAACATTGATAGGTGTACACATAAAAAGAAACATCTCAGCGGGGTAtactgatgaaatttttattatttttaatgtcGTTActcatgtataattatttatttcgatcACTCTTGATCTGTAATTTAAATCTATTCTCGGCAATTATACCAACGTCGTGAAATTGCGCTCACTGTTATGAATAGATCAAGTTTTCACCTGTACTTTTGATAAGGAAAATCGAGTGAcgagaaattattaaaaagtaGAGTAGATACAATAATTACTTATGAagctataattaattaatacactTGTTGTGCCTATGCGtataaatcaaattattggaaaaatttttgcaacgacTTTCTGGTGTGTAATGAATCTATAGacacagaaaaataaaaatacatgtaAAAAGCATCATACATAGAATTTTTATGTACTCGCCATTGTCTAATTTGGAAACACGATGCTGCTGGCGGTTCTTGTTTCGCGGCATTGTATGCACAATGGGTATTATAATAGGCGTATACGGAGGAACGCAGTAGTTTCTTACAGGGCATTCCAAGGCCTTCTCCACATTCATCGCATCGTGCATTCAAGACCGTCTTTTTTGCGACTCAACTTTCTCCCGCACAATTTACCTCTGTATACACGTGTGTGCTCTTTGTGGGTTTGATCAGCATGCAAGTGGTGTAGCgagagttaaaaaataaatagtgaTTCACTAATCGTTAACGTGACACACGCTCATCCTCTCTTGATGAGACATCGTAATTAAATCAGACAAAAACAGGCGGGTTTCAATTGTAACGAGTCCGCTAGTCAATCGTTTCTCGTTTTGCGTCAGATGATCTT
The genomic region above belongs to Diprion similis isolate iyDipSimi1 chromosome 8, iyDipSimi1.1, whole genome shotgun sequence and contains:
- the LOC124408759 gene encoding nucleoporin NUP145-like isoform X1 gives rise to the protein MGVNWICALFCLLAIANIAIEATASKPEASIRERRSLNELDSEAASMVRKKRGFAYTSTSSNLGTGGGTSQTVTSGGGTAVVSSSSSGNPSAGGYSYTTRSDPDNPGQVIYTYTDSSGKQVTGRAPAESIQSNVGGLPFSPYQNQIPNFAFNLQAFVQEYIQSIQAQQQAIQAQIQSFLPKFGGMNNFPGFGVPNFLPNNFPFGGNNDASRNGMNHGPNPDGGVVFTSTTGGAATGTSQTSSGGGQPGGNFYSTSSNSYTSTVIGADGKPHTVKTTRTVINDNGKITSNEVTD
- the LOC124408759 gene encoding nucleoporin NUP145-like isoform X2 produces the protein MGVNWICALFCLLAIANIAIEATASKPEASIRERRSLNELDSEAASMVRKKRGFAYTSTSSNLGTGGGTSQTVTSGGGTAVVSSSSSGNPSAGGYSYTTRSDPDNPGQVIYTYTDSSGKQVTGRAPAESIQSNEYIQSIQAQQQAIQAQIQSFLPKFGGMNNFPGFGVPNFLPNNFPFGGNNDASRNGMNHGPNPDGGVVFTSTTGGAATGTSQTSSGGGQPGGNFYSTSSNSYTSTVIGADGKPHTVKTTRTVINDNGKITSNEVTD